A genome region from Alteripontixanthobacter maritimus includes the following:
- the queG gene encoding tRNA epoxyqueuosine(34) reductase QueG: protein MVKDPALDGLQARLREKAAEVGFAAIGFAPPGDDPLRAARLAQWLEDGHHGTMDWMAQRSEIRSGAQAMWADARSAIALGMSYAPATDPMKLGEATDRARISVYAQGGDYHDTVKKALKVLARWLVGEADAAGLGPVELKVFTDTAPVMEKPLGEASGIGWQGKHTNLVSRSEGSWLFLGAMYTTLPFAPDDPHVDRCGACTACQTACPTDAFPAPYRLDARRCISYLTIEHKGPIPDEFREAMGNRIYGCDDCLAVCPWNKFAESAAANRAFLPRAELAAPKLADLLMLDDAGFRRLFAGSPIKRIGRNRFVRNCLIAAGNSGDAMLLGQAELLRGDDDPVVAEAAGWAAARLRKAAV from the coding sequence GTGGTTAAGGACCCTGCGCTCGACGGATTGCAGGCGCGGTTGCGCGAAAAGGCGGCTGAGGTGGGCTTCGCCGCGATCGGTTTCGCGCCGCCAGGCGACGACCCCTTGCGCGCCGCGCGGTTGGCACAGTGGCTGGAGGACGGCCATCACGGCACGATGGACTGGATGGCGCAGCGCAGCGAAATCCGCAGCGGCGCGCAGGCCATGTGGGCCGACGCCCGCAGCGCCATCGCACTCGGCATGAGCTACGCCCCGGCAACCGACCCTATGAAATTGGGGGAGGCGACGGATCGCGCGCGCATTTCCGTCTATGCGCAGGGCGGCGATTACCACGACACCGTGAAAAAGGCGCTGAAGGTGCTGGCGCGCTGGCTGGTCGGCGAAGCGGATGCGGCGGGACTGGGGCCGGTGGAACTCAAAGTGTTTACCGACACCGCTCCGGTGATGGAGAAGCCGCTAGGGGAAGCATCGGGGATCGGCTGGCAGGGGAAGCACACCAATCTGGTCAGCCGTAGCGAGGGGAGCTGGCTGTTCCTCGGCGCGATGTACACCACATTGCCTTTCGCGCCGGACGACCCTCACGTGGACCGCTGCGGCGCCTGCACCGCCTGCCAGACGGCCTGCCCGACGGACGCTTTTCCAGCGCCCTACCGGCTGGATGCGCGGCGCTGCATTTCCTACCTCACCATCGAACATAAAGGTCCGATTCCCGACGAATTCAGGGAAGCGATGGGCAACCGCATCTATGGTTGCGACGATTGCCTGGCGGTGTGCCCGTGGAACAAGTTCGCTGAAAGCGCGGCAGCCAACCGCGCGTTCCTGCCGCGTGCGGAACTCGCCGCGCCGAAGCTGGCGGATTTGCTGATGCTGGACGATGCCGGGTTCCGGCGGCTGTTCGCAGGCTCCCCGATCAAGCGCATCGGGCGTAACCGCTTCGTACGCAATTGTCTTATCGCTGCAGGCAATAGCGGCGATGCCATGCTGCTGGGGCAGGCGGAACTGCTACGCGGCGACGATGATCCGGTAGTGGCGGAAGCCGCCGGTTGGGCTGCGGCCAGATTGCGCAAGGCGGCAGTCTAG
- a CDS encoding tetratricopeptide repeat protein, with protein MTATFAGLVLPMLMQVGPAPRESVISALPEELANRPDRPTPTPMPTLDTGDADETTAQLPAALQDCLQLIRSNPAVARDRAERNLLGATGERRIIAAHCLGLARSELGQFTGARDAFLTARESVVDTDANYRAMLGLLAGNAALANGDAATALADFGPYAFGLPLAGDIALDSARALVALGRLDEAASALAFAREAKAGDAAPFLYSATLARRLDDLAAAQMHIEQAVTLDPLDPAIGLEAGVIAILQGREDAARKSWQSVLDTAPDGAEAEVAKGYLAQIAQPAPNP; from the coding sequence ATGACTGCTACCTTTGCCGGACTTGTCCTGCCCATGCTGATGCAGGTCGGCCCCGCACCGCGTGAAAGCGTGATAAGCGCGCTGCCCGAAGAACTCGCCAACCGGCCCGACCGCCCCACGCCGACACCCATGCCTACTCTCGATACCGGCGATGCGGACGAAACCACGGCGCAATTGCCCGCTGCTTTGCAGGATTGTCTGCAACTGATCCGCAGCAACCCCGCTGTGGCGCGCGACCGTGCGGAGCGTAATTTGCTCGGCGCGACTGGCGAGCGCCGTATTATCGCCGCTCATTGCCTCGGCCTTGCGCGCAGCGAGCTTGGACAGTTTACCGGAGCGCGCGACGCATTCCTGACCGCGCGAGAGAGCGTGGTGGATACCGATGCCAATTACCGCGCGATGCTGGGGCTGCTGGCAGGCAACGCCGCGCTCGCCAATGGCGATGCCGCCACCGCGCTGGCAGATTTCGGGCCTTATGCCTTCGGGCTGCCGCTGGCCGGTGACATCGCTCTCGACAGCGCCCGCGCGCTGGTGGCGCTGGGGCGGCTGGACGAAGCCGCAAGCGCCTTGGCTTTCGCCCGCGAGGCCAAGGCTGGCGATGCGGCACCGTTTCTCTATTCCGCCACTCTCGCCCGCAGGTTGGACGATCTGGCGGCAGCGCAAATGCATATCGAACAGGCCGTCACGCTCGATCCGCTCGACCCGGCCATCGGTTTGGAGGCAGGCGTCATCGCAATCTTGCAGGGGCGCGAGGATGCCGCGCGCAAGAGCTGGCAATCTGTACTGGACACGGCGCCGGATGGGGCGGAAGCGGAAGTCGCAAAAGGCTATCTCGCGCAGATCGCCCAACCGGCCCCGAACCCGTGA
- a CDS encoding alpha/beta hydrolase, with product MTHIPIEYFALPERIDTARRNIAFRYHPAPPGAPTIVFLPGYMSDMDGGKATATMEWARANKRGCLLLDYSGCGSSDGEFANGTLTQWRDEVLALIAARANSPVVLVGSSMGGWLMLLVARKLGASLHAMVGIAAAPDFSQWGFDDGQKAKLAAGETVFEDNPYGPEPTPTYAKFWQDAQQSLQLGGEIPVDVPMRLLHGQRDADVPWDISLQLAAALRSDDVQVTLVKDGDHRLSRDTDIEALLGIYSAL from the coding sequence ATGACCCACATTCCGATCGAGTATTTTGCGCTTCCCGAACGCATCGACACAGCGCGGCGGAATATTGCCTTCCGCTATCATCCCGCCCCGCCCGGCGCGCCGACAATCGTGTTCCTGCCCGGCTATATGTCGGACATGGACGGCGGCAAGGCGACCGCCACGATGGAGTGGGCGAGAGCGAACAAACGTGGCTGCCTGCTGCTCGATTATTCGGGTTGCGGATCGAGCGACGGGGAGTTTGCAAACGGCACGCTGACACAATGGCGGGACGAGGTGCTGGCGCTTATTGCAGCCAGGGCAAATAGCCCTGTCGTGCTGGTCGGTTCGTCGATGGGCGGTTGGCTGATGCTGCTTGTGGCGCGCAAGCTCGGGGCTTCGCTCCACGCGATGGTCGGCATCGCAGCTGCGCCGGATTTCTCGCAATGGGGCTTCGATGACGGTCAGAAGGCCAAACTCGCAGCGGGCGAGACAGTCTTCGAGGACAATCCCTACGGCCCTGAACCCACGCCGACATATGCGAAGTTCTGGCAGGACGCGCAGCAATCGTTGCAGCTCGGCGGCGAGATTCCGGTCGATGTGCCGATGCGCCTGCTCCACGGGCAACGCGATGCCGATGTGCCGTGGGACATCAGCTTGCAACTCGCAGCCGCGCTTCGTTCGGACGATGTACAGGTGACGCTCGTCAAGGACGGCGACCACCGCCTGTCGCGCGATACCGATATCGAGGCGCTGCTAGGCATTTATTCCGCGCTTTGA
- a CDS encoding NAD(P)/FAD-dependent oxidoreductase, whose product MDSTHSTDVLIVGGGHGGAQTAIALRQNGFEGSITLLGRERERPYERPPLSKDYLAGTKPFDRIAIRPQQFWDDRNIAFRMGVAVVEVNEAAHSVTLSDDSTMTYRKLVWAAGADARRLSCPGSDLDGVHSIRTRADVDRIIADLARGARRVMVIGGGYIGLEAAAILRERDCEVTLIEAKPRLLSRVAGPQLSAFYLEQHRAHGVDIRLETEIEGLEGENDRVTGVRLDGGEILPCDMVVVGIGVVPAVGPLIAAGAAGANGVDVDTLCRTSLDDIYAIGDCAAHANPYADGRVIRLESVQNANDMATTAAKSICKVPEDYDALPWFWSNQYDLKLQTAGLSLDYDETVLRGDPATKSFSVIYLSEGRVIAIDCVNSVKDYVAGSKLVKARAGPDAAQLADIEVPLKDLL is encoded by the coding sequence ATGGATAGCACCCACAGCACCGATGTCCTCATTGTGGGCGGCGGCCATGGCGGCGCACAGACCGCCATCGCGTTACGCCAGAACGGCTTCGAAGGATCGATCACGTTGCTGGGGCGGGAACGGGAGCGGCCTTATGAACGCCCGCCGCTGTCCAAGGATTATCTCGCCGGCACGAAACCGTTCGACCGGATAGCGATCCGTCCGCAACAATTCTGGGACGATCGCAACATTGCCTTCCGCATGGGCGTGGCCGTGGTGGAAGTGAACGAGGCCGCTCATAGCGTGACGCTGTCCGACGACAGCACGATGACCTATCGCAAGCTGGTATGGGCCGCGGGCGCAGATGCGCGGCGGCTGTCCTGTCCGGGGTCCGACTTGGACGGCGTCCATTCGATCCGCACCCGCGCCGATGTGGACCGTATCATTGCGGACCTTGCGCGCGGTGCGCGGCGCGTAATGGTGATCGGCGGCGGCTATATCGGGCTGGAGGCGGCTGCGATCCTGCGCGAGCGTGACTGCGAAGTAACCCTGATCGAAGCAAAGCCGAGGCTGCTTTCACGGGTGGCCGGGCCGCAGCTATCCGCCTTCTACCTCGAACAACATCGCGCCCATGGCGTCGATATTCGCCTCGAAACCGAGATCGAGGGTCTGGAAGGCGAAAACGACCGCGTTACCGGTGTGCGGCTGGACGGGGGCGAGATTTTACCGTGCGATATGGTGGTGGTCGGTATCGGCGTGGTTCCGGCAGTCGGTCCGCTGATCGCGGCCGGCGCGGCGGGCGCGAATGGGGTGGACGTGGATACGCTATGCCGCACTTCGCTCGACGATATCTACGCCATCGGTGACTGTGCCGCCCACGCCAATCCCTATGCCGATGGTCGGGTGATCCGGCTGGAATCGGTGCAGAACGCCAATGACATGGCCACCACGGCAGCGAAATCGATCTGCAAGGTACCGGAAGATTACGACGCCCTGCCGTGGTTCTGGTCCAATCAGTACGATCTGAAGTTGCAAACGGCGGGGCTGTCGCTGGACTATGACGAGACGGTCTTGCGCGGCGATCCGGCAACCAAATCGTTCTCGGTAATCTATTTGTCCGAAGGGCGGGTGATTGCCATCGATTGCGTCAATTCGGTGAAAGATTACGTTGCCGGATCGAAACTGGTGAAGGCCCGTGCCGGGCCCGATGCCGCGCAGTTAGCCGATATCGAGGTTCCACTGAAGGATCTGCTCTAG
- a CDS encoding NAD-glutamate dehydrogenase — protein MAARKKSASTKSATKVSGADGKLSRSDAALVANLSDTMCASILPGEEPFSREQMDEAAAFLFTASETREAGEPVVEMTSATADKRFMRIAVVNEDMPFLVDSVASLITAEGVTIDRLVHPVVPVRRNAGGRIEALGGSLSPSDKAVVAESMIYIETDRVDAKQRRALERALRTVLGDVRAAVSDWSKMRAAMEADIERVVDEEGAALLDWLNKGMLTQLGHITRHRDGSHSKVLGICRRSAKSILADESYDRAFAWFESRDEGSERAPLVVKANRLSNVHRRVPLDLFIVPVRENGDLVALSIHAGVWTSAGLSAPPASVPRLRAQLVLMMDELQFSPTGHAGKALIHALTTLPHDLLVGFEDEDIIRVTTTMMSLVDRPRPRLALVEAPLARHLFAFAWLPRDSLSTAVRLQIQSLLQRGANADILDWSVQVEGGNLAMMRFVLDLRGGDYTIDEAALDKRLQDMLRGWSEAVEGELAHDMEPGRAAAIAQRFAGIFPATYRGTYGAAEAARDIGRLRRLSALDLKSSHAAPLRDARLYRFASDAPGRLRLKVIQHRGALALTDAVPALENFGFTVLTERPTPLNDGELGTINDFLLSLPTSPETPDAAATTDAMLQRGDAIEEAIAAVLNEHAEDDPFNRLVITTGLSAQQAGWLRATYRYLRQTGMGFTIYTVVDALDRAPDVTRALIALFDAVHDPDFSGKREPVAKAAREAIRAGLANVHAINDDRLLRLYQAVFEAVLRTNAFAPAADEALAFKIDSSLIPNLPKPVPWREIFVYSRRVEGIHLRAGAVARGGLRWSDRRDDFRTEVLGLMKAQRVKNAVIVPTGAKGGFYPKQLPSPAIDREGWAAEGQASYKVFIRTLLSVTDNIVDGKVVHPDRVVITDGNDPYFVVAADKGTARFSDVANAIAESRDFWLDDAFASGGSNGYDHKAMGITARGAWVSVQRHFREMGVDVQSDEITVAGCGDMSGDVFGNGMLLSKTIRLVAAFDHRHIFIDPDPDAAKSWTERKRLFGLARSSWEDYDSKLISKGGGVFPRSAKRIELSDQTRALLGIEADEIEPDALISAILKAEVDLLWFGGIGTYIKNSTENNAVVGDPANDTIRIDGEEVGAKVIGEGANLGVTQAGRIEFALAGGRINTDFIDNSAGVDCSDNEVNIKIALAAARRDGKLSEKKRNALLVQMTDEVAQIVLEDNRLQALALSIAEIGGAKATAAQMRLIETLEEMGDLDRRTEGLADGEQLSRRAADGTGLTRPELAVLLSSAKLSLQDAIENSALPDDPAMEPVLLGYFPEPMRKTYRAQILGHRLRREIIATEIANRVVNRLGLVHPFELQEEEGVTLAQVATAFVTAEELFDFPDLWERLEQSDMNEDARLLLFDRVAVAMRGQMADLLRIGVDRLGPAETVAQLQKGVSELSRETGSLLAAESRQQAETLCRTFTQAGAPKDLATDAVHLFEMDGSIGLARLAVDTGIAPRKLTGAFTELGGALGLDWAQGTATLMNPSDIWERMLVAGLARDFQQMRLDFLARLARRKDGKADPRKAVTAWLDANSDAIRQFRSMIGRAQRHPQVAPAMLAQIASQARNLLLR, from the coding sequence ATGGCCGCCCGCAAGAAATCCGCCAGCACAAAATCCGCGACGAAGGTTTCCGGGGCTGACGGCAAACTGTCACGATCGGACGCGGCACTGGTTGCAAACCTTTCGGACACCATGTGCGCCTCCATCCTGCCCGGCGAAGAGCCCTTCTCGCGCGAGCAGATGGACGAGGCTGCAGCATTCCTCTTTACCGCCAGCGAAACGCGCGAAGCGGGCGAACCGGTGGTCGAGATGACCAGCGCCACGGCGGATAAACGCTTCATGCGGATCGCGGTGGTGAACGAGGATATGCCGTTCCTGGTCGATTCCGTCGCGTCGCTGATCACGGCGGAAGGAGTCACCATCGACCGGCTGGTTCACCCGGTGGTGCCCGTAAGGCGGAACGCCGGTGGCCGGATCGAGGCACTGGGCGGGTCGCTGTCGCCTAGCGACAAGGCGGTGGTCGCGGAGTCCATGATCTATATCGAAACCGACCGGGTGGATGCCAAGCAGCGCCGCGCACTGGAACGCGCGCTGCGCACCGTGCTGGGCGATGTACGCGCCGCGGTGAGCGACTGGTCCAAGATGCGCGCGGCGATGGAAGCCGATATCGAACGCGTCGTGGACGAGGAGGGCGCGGCACTGCTCGACTGGCTCAATAAGGGGATGCTTACGCAGCTCGGCCATATCACCCGCCACCGCGATGGCAGCCATTCCAAGGTGCTGGGTATCTGCCGCCGCAGCGCCAAGAGCATTCTGGCCGATGAAAGTTACGACCGCGCGTTCGCATGGTTCGAAAGCCGTGACGAGGGGTCCGAACGCGCCCCGCTGGTGGTGAAGGCGAACCGCCTGTCGAACGTCCACCGCCGCGTCCCGCTAGACCTGTTCATCGTGCCGGTGCGCGAAAACGGCGATCTCGTCGCGCTGTCCATCCATGCCGGTGTCTGGACCAGCGCCGGATTGAGCGCGCCGCCCGCCTCCGTCCCGCGCCTGCGCGCGCAGCTGGTACTGATGATGGACGAATTGCAATTCTCCCCCACCGGCCATGCCGGCAAGGCGTTGATCCATGCGCTGACCACCCTGCCGCACGATCTGCTGGTCGGGTTCGAAGATGAAGATATCATCCGGGTGACCACAACCATGATGAGCCTGGTGGACCGGCCGCGCCCGCGCCTTGCGCTGGTCGAGGCACCGCTGGCCCGCCACCTGTTCGCTTTCGCCTGGCTTCCCCGCGATTCGCTGTCCACTGCCGTCCGCCTGCAAATCCAGAGCCTGCTGCAGCGCGGGGCGAACGCCGATATCCTCGACTGGAGCGTGCAGGTCGAAGGCGGCAACCTTGCCATGATGCGCTTCGTCCTCGACTTGCGCGGCGGCGATTACACGATCGACGAGGCAGCGCTCGACAAGCGCTTGCAGGATATGCTGCGCGGCTGGAGCGAGGCCGTGGAAGGCGAGCTGGCGCACGACATGGAGCCGGGGCGGGCGGCGGCCATCGCCCAGCGTTTCGCGGGAATCTTCCCCGCCACTTATCGCGGTACGTATGGCGCGGCGGAGGCAGCGCGCGATATCGGACGCTTACGGCGCCTGTCTGCCCTCGATCTCAAATCCAGCCATGCCGCCCCGCTGCGCGATGCCCGATTGTATCGATTTGCATCTGACGCACCGGGCCGTCTGCGCCTCAAGGTCATCCAGCATCGCGGTGCGCTCGCGCTGACCGATGCGGTTCCGGCGCTGGAAAATTTCGGTTTCACCGTGCTGACCGAAAGACCCACCCCGCTGAACGATGGCGAACTTGGCACGATCAACGATTTCCTGCTGTCCCTGCCCACATCCCCCGAAACCCCCGACGCCGCCGCGACGACCGACGCAATGCTGCAACGCGGCGATGCGATCGAGGAGGCGATTGCCGCCGTTCTCAACGAACATGCCGAGGACGATCCGTTCAACCGGCTGGTCATCACCACCGGCCTGTCGGCGCAGCAGGCCGGCTGGCTTCGGGCGACCTATCGCTATCTGCGGCAGACCGGCATGGGCTTCACCATCTATACCGTCGTCGATGCGCTGGACCGCGCACCCGACGTCACACGCGCGTTGATTGCACTGTTCGACGCGGTCCACGATCCCGATTTTTCCGGTAAGCGCGAACCGGTTGCGAAGGCTGCGCGCGAGGCAATCCGTGCAGGGTTGGCAAACGTCCACGCCATCAACGACGATCGATTGCTGCGCCTGTATCAGGCCGTGTTCGAAGCGGTGCTGCGGACCAACGCGTTTGCCCCCGCGGCGGACGAGGCGCTGGCGTTCAAGATCGATTCCTCGCTCATACCCAATTTGCCAAAGCCTGTGCCATGGCGCGAGATCTTCGTCTATTCGCGGCGCGTCGAGGGTATTCATTTGCGCGCCGGCGCAGTCGCGCGCGGCGGGCTTCGCTGGTCCGACCGACGCGATGACTTCCGCACCGAAGTGCTGGGTCTGATGAAAGCGCAGCGCGTGAAGAACGCGGTGATCGTGCCGACCGGTGCGAAAGGCGGGTTCTATCCCAAGCAGCTTCCCTCCCCCGCGATCGACCGCGAAGGTTGGGCTGCCGAAGGGCAGGCAAGTTACAAGGTGTTCATCCGCACGCTGCTGTCGGTGACGGACAATATCGTCGACGGCAAGGTCGTGCATCCCGACCGGGTCGTCATTACCGACGGCAACGATCCCTATTTCGTGGTGGCGGCGGACAAGGGCACTGCGCGCTTCTCCGACGTTGCCAACGCCATTGCGGAAAGCCGCGATTTCTGGCTCGACGATGCCTTCGCCAGCGGCGGGTCGAACGGGTACGATCACAAGGCGATGGGCATCACCGCGCGCGGCGCATGGGTTTCGGTCCAGCGCCATTTCCGCGAGATGGGCGTGGACGTGCAATCGGACGAGATTACCGTGGCCGGCTGCGGTGATATGTCGGGCGACGTGTTCGGCAACGGAATGCTGCTGTCGAAGACCATCCGGCTGGTCGCCGCCTTCGATCATCGACACATCTTCATCGATCCCGATCCGGATGCCGCGAAAAGCTGGACCGAGCGCAAGCGCCTGTTCGGCCTCGCCCGGTCGAGCTGGGAAGATTACGATTCCAAGCTGATTTCGAAAGGCGGCGGTGTATTTCCCCGAAGTGCGAAACGCATCGAACTGTCGGACCAGACCCGCGCGCTGCTCGGTATCGAGGCGGACGAGATCGAACCCGATGCGCTGATCTCCGCAATCCTCAAGGCCGAGGTCGACCTGCTGTGGTTCGGCGGCATCGGCACTTACATCAAGAACAGCACCGAGAATAACGCCGTCGTGGGCGATCCTGCCAATGACACGATCCGCATCGACGGCGAGGAAGTGGGCGCGAAGGTTATCGGCGAAGGCGCAAACCTTGGCGTGACGCAGGCAGGCCGCATCGAATTCGCGCTGGCGGGCGGGCGCATCAACACCGACTTCATCGACAATTCGGCCGGCGTGGACTGTTCGGATAACGAAGTGAATATCAAGATCGCGCTGGCCGCCGCCCGGCGTGACGGCAAACTGTCGGAAAAGAAACGCAACGCCTTGCTCGTCCAAATGACGGACGAAGTGGCGCAGATCGTGCTTGAAGATAACCGGCTGCAGGCGCTGGCGCTGTCCATTGCGGAAATTGGCGGGGCCAAGGCAACGGCTGCGCAGATGCGCCTTATCGAAACGCTGGAGGAGATGGGCGATCTCGACCGGCGGACCGAAGGTCTGGCGGATGGCGAACAGCTTTCGCGGCGCGCGGCCGATGGTACCGGCCTGACCCGGCCGGAACTGGCGGTGCTGCTATCCTCGGCCAAGCTCTCCCTGCAGGACGCGATCGAAAACAGCGCCTTGCCGGACGATCCGGCAATGGAACCTGTGCTGTTGGGCTATTTCCCCGAACCCATGCGCAAGACCTATCGCGCGCAGATTCTTGGGCACCGGCTACGACGCGAGATCATCGCCACCGAAATCGCCAACCGCGTGGTCAACCGGCTGGGCCTCGTTCACCCGTTCGAGTTGCAGGAAGAAGAGGGCGTCACGCTGGCGCAGGTCGCCACCGCTTTCGTCACCGCCGAAGAGCTGTTCGACTTTCCGGACCTGTGGGAACGCCTGGAACAGAGCGATATGAACGAAGATGCGCGGCTGTTGCTGTTCGACAGGGTGGCTGTCGCGATGCGCGGCCAGATGGCGGACCTGCTACGCATTGGTGTGGACCGGCTCGGGCCGGCGGAAACGGTCGCGCAATTGCAGAAAGGCGTCAGCGAACTTTCGCGCGAAACCGGCAGCCTGCTTGCCGCCGAATCGCGGCAGCAAGCGGAAACCCTGTGCCGCACTTTCACGCAGGCCGGTGCGCCTAAGGATCTGGCCACCGATGCGGTCCATTTGTTCGAAATGGATGGAAGTATCGGGCTGGCACGCCTGGCGGTCGATACCGGCATCGCGCCGCGCAAGCTGACCGGCGCGTTTACCGAACTGGGTGGCGCTCTCGGTCTCGATTGGGCGCAGGGAACCGCCACGCTGATGAACCCGTCCGACATCTGGGAACGGATGCTGGTAGCCGGACTCGCCCGCGACTTTCAGCAGATGCGGCTCGATTTCCTTGCCCGGCTGGCCCGCCGCAAGGATGGCAAGGCCGATCCGCGCAAGGCAGTGACGGCATGGCTGGACGCGAATTCTGACGCAATCCGCCAGTTCCGTTCGATGATCGGCCGGGCGCAGCGGCATCCGCAGGTCGCGCCTGCCATGCTCGCCCAGATCGCCAGCCAGGCTCGCAACCTGCTGCTGCGCTGA
- a CDS encoding LLM class flavin-dependent oxidoreductase codes for MPALSVLDLVPVREDSSLGEAYEAAADLAKAAEDAGYARYWVSEHHAMEGVAGAAAAVVIAHVGHATSTIRVGSGGIMLPNHSPFLIAEQFGTLDALFPGRIDLGLGRAPGADQRFQRALRKNLHAAAEQFPQDVVELRALLTGDIDLPVTATPGMGANVEMWMLGSSLFGAQLAAKLGLPYAFASHFAPDHLDAALAIYRRDFQPSAALSQPHVMAAMTVLCAETDEEAYYHASSQQQAFVRLRSGSPGKLPPPVRNYADSLPAPAQAMLAHLSQASAIGSPQTVRTAIEAFVKRTGANEIICAGSTYDPAIRARSLGRVMDILGADIPGD; via the coding sequence ATACCCGCGCTATCCGTTCTCGATCTCGTACCGGTACGCGAAGATAGCTCGCTGGGCGAAGCTTACGAAGCTGCGGCGGACCTGGCAAAAGCCGCAGAAGATGCCGGCTATGCGCGGTACTGGGTGTCGGAACACCATGCGATGGAGGGGGTTGCAGGCGCAGCCGCCGCGGTCGTCATCGCCCATGTCGGCCATGCGACGTCCACCATCCGCGTCGGATCGGGCGGGATCATGCTGCCCAATCACAGCCCATTTCTGATTGCGGAACAGTTCGGGACGCTGGATGCGCTGTTCCCCGGACGGATCGATCTCGGGTTGGGTCGCGCGCCGGGCGCGGACCAGCGGTTCCAGCGGGCGCTACGCAAGAACCTGCACGCCGCAGCCGAACAATTCCCGCAGGATGTGGTGGAGCTGCGTGCGCTTCTGACCGGCGACATCGACCTGCCGGTAACCGCCACGCCCGGCATGGGCGCGAATGTGGAAATGTGGATGCTGGGCAGCAGCCTGTTCGGCGCGCAGTTGGCGGCGAAGCTGGGGCTGCCTTATGCGTTCGCAAGCCATTTCGCGCCCGACCATCTGGATGCCGCGCTGGCGATCTATCGCCGCGACTTCCAGCCTTCCGCCGCGCTGTCGCAGCCCCATGTGATGGCCGCGATGACGGTACTCTGCGCCGAGACCGACGAAGAAGCGTACTACCACGCCAGTTCGCAGCAACAGGCCTTTGTCCGGCTGCGCAGTGGCAGCCCGGGCAAATTGCCGCCGCCGGTTCGCAATTACGCCGACAGCCTGCCTGCACCTGCCCAAGCGATGCTGGCGCATCTGTCGCAGGCCAGCGCGATAGGCAGTCCGCAAACCGTACGCACCGCCATCGAGGCATTTGTGAAACGAACAGGTGCGAACGAGATCATCTGCGCCGGATCGACTTACGATCCCGCAATCCGCGCCCGCTCGCTCGGCCGGGTCATGGATATCCTTGGGGCGGACATCCCCGGCGACTGA
- a CDS encoding ABC transporter ATP-binding protein — MNATAKSTDPQAVRVSGPLAIEATGLVKQFNGITAVGGVDLAVPEGAIYGILGPNGAGKTTTIRMLLGIIEPDAGVRRIFGHERPHDVARMIGYLPEERGLYPSMKAYEAIGFMGSLRGLPQAEGRRRGRAMMEEYGLGEAVDKQIRQLSKGMAQTVQLLGTLVHRPRLVVLDEPFSGLDAINQGKLEVMIRDLAARGTTVIFSTHVIAHAERLCEGVAIIAGGRVPYAGSVDEARDRIPAQVRLETRAQDGSWRGALPADAKHDQKRESGGTTTGYLWTFSLPETGIEPLLRALIEGEAGIQSLSIERAGLHDAFVHIAGEAAAAALDEPNTLEAAR; from the coding sequence ATGAATGCAACCGCAAAGTCTACCGATCCGCAAGCCGTGCGCGTATCCGGCCCGCTGGCGATCGAAGCGACCGGCCTGGTCAAGCAGTTCAACGGCATAACCGCCGTCGGCGGGGTGGACCTTGCCGTTCCCGAAGGGGCCATTTACGGCATCCTCGGCCCCAACGGCGCGGGCAAGACCACCACCATCCGGATGCTGCTGGGCATTATTGAACCCGATGCGGGCGTGCGCCGTATCTTCGGCCATGAACGCCCGCACGATGTGGCGCGGATGATCGGCTATCTCCCTGAAGAGCGCGGGCTCTATCCTTCGATGAAGGCTTATGAAGCGATCGGTTTCATGGGTTCGCTACGAGGCCTTCCGCAGGCGGAAGGGCGCCGGCGCGGGCGCGCCATGATGGAGGAATACGGGCTGGGCGAGGCGGTCGACAAGCAGATCCGCCAATTGTCCAAGGGCATGGCGCAGACCGTGCAACTGCTCGGCACATTGGTCCACCGGCCCCGGCTGGTGGTGCTGGACGAACCGTTCTCCGGCCTCGACGCGATCAACCAGGGCAAGCTGGAAGTGATGATCCGCGATCTGGCGGCGCGGGGCACCACGGTGATCTTCTCCACCCATGTGATCGCCCATGCCGAACGCCTGTGCGAAGGGGTGGCGATTATTGCAGGCGGGCGCGTACCCTATGCCGGATCGGTGGACGAAGCGCGCGACCGTATTCCGGCGCAGGTCAGGCTGGAAACCCGTGCGCAGGATGGATCTTGGCGCGGTGCTCTGCCAGCCGACGCAAAACACGATCAAAAGCGCGAAAGCGGCGGGACGACTACGGGCTATTTATGGACATTCTCGCTCCCGGAAACCGGTATCGAACCGCTGCTGCGCGCCTTGATCGAGGGGGAGGCCGGCATTCAGTCCCTCAGCATCGAACGCGCCGGACTGCATGATGCCTTCGTGCATATCGCAGGCGAAGCGGCGGCCGCCGCGCTGGATGAACCCAATACACTGGAGGCCGCCCGATGA